One stretch of Ooceraea biroi isolate clonal line C1 chromosome 4, Obir_v5.4, whole genome shotgun sequence DNA includes these proteins:
- the LOC105278599 gene encoding metalloproteinase inhibitor 3 isoform X2 produces the protein MRRLLLWLHCLLLTVLLAPVQRVAACSCAPSHPQTQFCESDFVAVVRVKKVLSVNEYEIAYKVKINRVFKSNPKADVALMQNLLWTPSSDAMCGVTLKVGETYVLNGRIVSGKAFISFCGLSIRWADTTSRQRKGLRQLYQQGCVCDILYTHWRRKGAVLESSGGKRCLWESTPGPQDCQEKYGVCMAAPSGCSWVPSVPYKNCIKEYQRHREQQRSREP, from the exons ATGCGGCGATTACTTCTGTGGCTGCACTGTTTGCTGCTAACCGTGCTGCTGGCACCGGTGCAGAGGGTCGCAGCATGCAGCTGTGCGCCATCCCACCCTCAGACTCAATTTTGCGAATCAGATTTTG TCGCCGTGGTGAGGGTGAAGAAGGTTCTCTCCGTGAACGAGTATGAGATCGCGTACAAGGTCAAGATAAACAGGGTCTTCAAG TCCAATCCAAAGGCCGACGTGGCTCTGATGCAGAACCTTTTATGGACCCCGTCCTCGGATGCGATGTGCGGTGTGACACTGAAAGTCGGCGAGACTTACGTTCTCAACGGTAGGATCGTCTCGGGGAAAGCGTTCATATCGTTCTGCGGACTCTCGATAAGATGGGCCGATACGACCAGTAGGCAACGCAAGGGTCTCAGGCAACTCTATCAGCAGGGCTGCGTGTGTGAC ATTTTGTATACACACTGGAGGCGCAAGGGAGCCGTGCTGGAATCCAGTGGCGGAAAACGTTGCCTCTGGGAGAGCACACCAGGCCCCCAGGACTGCCAAGAAAAATACGGCGTGTGCATGGCAGCGCCCAGCGGCTGCTCCTGGGTTCCCTCGGTACCATACAAAAATTGCATCAAGGAGTACCAGCGTCACCGCGAGCAGCAAAGATCGCGGGAACCTTAA